The Paenibacillus sp. YPG26 genome includes a window with the following:
- a CDS encoding galactose oxidase, with amino-acid sequence MLTITLVNGMEKEYDLSSQEVSDFIKWYDAKDSGNGPAKYAFIKTWNKGPFGKRTECVIFNKILTFEVSEYTSSK; translated from the coding sequence ATGTTAACTATCACCCTAGTTAACGGCATGGAAAAAGAATACGATCTCTCTTCCCAAGAAGTTTCTGATTTTATTAAGTGGTACGATGCGAAAGACTCTGGAAACGGCCCAGCAAAGTATGCTTTCATCAAAACGTGGAATAAAGGCCCGTTCGGTAAGCGCACAGAGTGCGTAATCTTCAATAAAATTCTTACGTTTGAAGTCAGCGAGTATACGTCAAGTAAATAG
- a CDS encoding NAD(P)/FAD-dependent oxidoreductase: MKHFVILGGGYGGVTVANTLLKGNMPSDIRLTMIDRMPYQTMKTEYYALAAGTASDVELRVPFPVHQNLNMKYGEVVSVDLENKKVIMENDDPVYYDQLVIALGCTDRFHGIPGAEEYACTIQSMSAVRQTYRTLNDIKPYGRVNIVGGGLSGVEVAAELRESRPDLNIALIDRGSRVLSAFPPKMSAYVEKWFHGHDVETLSHISISSLEPGVIHTTGDDILSDATVWTAGIQPVEIVQKLNVPKDHQGRVLLNEYYQIPEHPEVYVCGDCASLPFAPSGQAAEGQGEQIAHIALALWRGEVPRLSPIKLKGTLGSLGKKAGFGLMGKRQVMGRVPRILKSGVLWMSKHHLG, encoded by the coding sequence ATGAAACATTTTGTTATCCTGGGTGGAGGTTACGGCGGTGTCACAGTTGCCAATACGCTATTGAAGGGGAACATGCCTAGCGATATTCGCCTGACTATGATCGACCGGATGCCTTATCAGACGATGAAGACGGAATATTACGCCCTGGCGGCCGGTACAGCCTCGGATGTGGAGCTGCGCGTTCCCTTCCCCGTTCATCAGAATTTGAATATGAAGTATGGGGAAGTCGTCTCGGTTGACCTTGAGAACAAAAAAGTAATCATGGAGAACGATGATCCGGTCTATTATGACCAGCTCGTTATTGCTCTAGGATGTACAGACCGCTTCCATGGAATCCCCGGTGCCGAGGAATACGCATGCACCATTCAGTCCATGAGCGCTGTTCGTCAGACGTACCGTACACTAAATGACATTAAGCCCTATGGCCGTGTAAATATCGTTGGCGGAGGCCTGAGCGGTGTTGAGGTGGCCGCAGAACTTAGAGAGAGCCGGCCCGACCTGAACATCGCTCTGATTGACCGGGGCTCGCGTGTACTCTCGGCCTTCCCGCCGAAGATGTCAGCCTATGTTGAGAAGTGGTTCCATGGACATGATGTGGAGACCCTGTCCCATATCTCGATCTCTTCCCTTGAACCGGGAGTGATTCACACTACCGGAGATGACATTCTGTCGGATGCCACGGTCTGGACGGCGGGGATTCAGCCTGTTGAAATCGTGCAAAAGCTGAACGTTCCCAAGGATCATCAGGGGAGGGTTCTGCTTAACGAGTATTATCAGATTCCTGAGCATCCTGAAGTATATGTATGCGGGGACTGCGCGAGCCTTCCCTTTGCCCCTAGCGGACAAGCCGCTGAAGGACAAGGTGAGCAGATTGCCCACATCGCTCTTGCCCTATGGCGAGGAGAGGTTCCGCGTCTGTCGCCGATCAAGCTGAAGGGGACCCTGGGTTCTCTTGGTAAAAAGGCAGGCTTTGGCCTAATGGGCAAACGTCAGGTTATGGGGCGGGTGCCTCGGATCCTGAAGAGCGGCGTGCTTTGGATGTCCAAGCACCACCTCGGCTAA
- the mqnE gene encoding aminofutalosine synthase MqnE — MLVTATPHTDQRMAEIIEKVRRGERLTLEDGVYLYESDDLLTIGQLANEVNLKKNGKKVYFIENMSLYFTNVCESYCAFCNFRKDQGEEGSYTLSGPEMVEYVEQHIHPGIREFHIVGGHNNHVPFQYYVDSLKALNERFPEVALKAYTAAEIDFFTRISGLSITEVLQQLQQAGLQSLTGGGAEILSDQYREKMKVDKANVDRYLEVHRTAHKLGIRTGTTMLYGSIESHEDRIRHMIQIRDLQDETNGFMVFIPLSMQPKSKNASIMRRNSAYEDLKTIAISRLMLDNIQHIKAYFINIGTQLTQVSLSFGASDVHGTILKEKISHAAGANTPEGLTRKELIWLVKGAGRIPVERDTFYNEIEVFE, encoded by the coding sequence ATGTTAGTAACTGCAACCCCTCATACAGACCAGAGAATGGCTGAAATTATTGAAAAGGTGCGCCGCGGGGAGCGGTTAACCCTTGAGGATGGGGTATATTTATATGAAAGCGACGATCTGCTTACGATCGGTCAGCTTGCGAATGAGGTTAACCTCAAGAAGAACGGCAAGAAAGTATATTTTATCGAGAATATGAGCCTGTACTTCACCAATGTGTGTGAGTCCTATTGCGCCTTCTGCAACTTCCGCAAAGACCAGGGGGAAGAAGGCTCCTACACCCTGTCCGGTCCTGAAATGGTTGAGTATGTGGAACAGCATATCCACCCTGGTATCCGTGAGTTTCATATTGTAGGCGGACACAACAACCATGTTCCTTTTCAATATTATGTGGATTCACTAAAAGCTTTGAACGAGCGCTTCCCGGAGGTTGCCCTTAAAGCCTATACCGCGGCAGAAATCGACTTCTTCACCCGGATCAGCGGCCTGAGTATAACTGAAGTTCTTCAGCAGCTCCAGCAAGCCGGATTACAGTCCCTAACAGGCGGAGGCGCTGAGATTCTATCCGATCAGTACCGGGAGAAAATGAAAGTCGACAAAGCCAATGTAGACCGCTATCTGGAAGTCCACCGCACCGCTCACAAGCTGGGGATCAGAACGGGAACCACTATGCTGTACGGCTCCATTGAAAGCCATGAGGACCGTATTCGCCATATGATACAGATCCGCGATCTTCAGGATGAGACGAACGGCTTCATGGTGTTCATCCCCCTCTCCATGCAGCCGAAGAGCAAGAACGCCAGCATTATGCGCCGCAATTCAGCTTATGAAGACCTGAAGACCATTGCCATCAGCCGCTTGATGCTCGACAATATTCAGCACATCAAGGCTTACTTTATTAATATTGGCACCCAGCTGACTCAGGTGTCACTGAGCTTCGGGGCCTCTGACGTGCATGGCACCATTCTCAAGGAGAAGATCAGCCATGCTGCCGGAGCGAATACGCCTGAAGGCTTGACCCGCAAGGAGCTGATCTGGCTTGTGAAGGGTGCCGGGCGGATTCCTGTCGAGAGAGATACATTCTACAATGAAATTGAAGTTTTTGAATAA
- a CDS encoding SDR family oxidoreductase, whose translation MKGKIALITGSAKGLGKKTALALADQGCHIALNYVHSEAEAHELQGVIRGKGVRCIAVQADVASSQDIARLVTEVESQLGTIDILVNNAGPFIRERRLFAEYTREEILSLIEGNLVGPMLLDHMVLAGMRGKNWGRIIHFGFGHAAESRAWPHRAAYAAAKTGLVSFTKTLAVEEAPYGITVNMICPGDIRGVNKEKSIAEVCGEADGETPRGRPGSGEDISRVISFLCQPESDFITGNIMDISGGLDPIRPWIKPST comes from the coding sequence GTGAAAGGTAAAATTGCTCTGATAACAGGAAGTGCCAAAGGATTAGGCAAAAAGACGGCGCTTGCCTTGGCGGATCAAGGCTGTCACATCGCTCTGAATTACGTACACAGTGAAGCTGAAGCGCACGAGCTTCAAGGCGTGATCAGAGGGAAAGGTGTCCGCTGTATTGCAGTTCAAGCGGATGTAGCGAGTTCACAGGACATAGCCAGACTGGTAACGGAGGTAGAGAGCCAGCTGGGTACAATAGATATTCTGGTTAATAATGCTGGTCCATTTATCCGGGAACGCCGATTATTTGCGGAATACACCAGGGAAGAAATCTTATCCCTAATTGAGGGGAATCTGGTTGGTCCGATGCTGCTGGATCATATGGTGCTCGCGGGAATGCGGGGCAAGAATTGGGGACGAATTATCCACTTTGGCTTCGGTCATGCCGCTGAATCCCGCGCTTGGCCGCACAGGGCAGCTTATGCTGCCGCGAAGACAGGACTTGTATCGTTCACCAAGACCCTTGCGGTGGAGGAAGCCCCATATGGAATTACGGTCAATATGATCTGTCCTGGAGATATCCGGGGCGTGAATAAGGAGAAGTCCATTGCCGAGGTATGCGGAGAGGCGGATGGGGAGACACCAAGAGGAAGACCCGGAAGCGGGGAAGACATTTCCCGTGTGATCTCATTCCTGTGTCAGCCTGAGTCGGATTTCATTACAGGTAACATCATGGATATATCAGGAGGGCTTGATCCGATCCGCCCCTGGATCAAACCATCGACCTAA
- a CDS encoding NAD(P)/FAD-dependent oxidoreductase, with amino-acid sequence MSSIPKIVVLGAGYGGILTAQKLQKELNYNEADVTLVNRHDYHYFTTHLHMPAAGTESIDHTRVQISKLIDEFKIDLVKSNVQEIRLYDKKVILEDGTLSYDYLIIALGGEPESFGIPGLAEHAMTIRSINSVRLIRQHIEYQFAQYKIDENRKDRLNFVIGGAGFSGIEFAAELADRIPDLCKEYDVDPSLVHIYNVEAAPTALPGFDPELVEYAMNVLQKKGVTFKIGTAIKECTSKGVILATDEEIKSATVIWTGGIRGNRLVEGAGFETMRGRVKIDEYLRAPGHEHVFIIGDNSLMFNEEGRPYPPTAQIAMQQGVTCAHNVVASIRNQQLKKFVFSNKGTVASLGKREAIGAVGTRKFKGWKAAQLKKLVDLRYLFIIGGIPLVLRKGRFF; translated from the coding sequence ATGAGTTCCATACCTAAAATCGTCGTTCTGGGTGCTGGATACGGTGGGATACTCACCGCTCAGAAGCTCCAGAAGGAGTTGAATTATAACGAAGCTGACGTAACCCTCGTGAATCGCCATGATTATCATTATTTCACAACACATCTGCACATGCCTGCCGCAGGAACGGAATCCATAGATCATACACGAGTCCAGATCTCCAAGCTGATTGATGAATTCAAGATTGACCTGGTTAAATCTAATGTGCAGGAAATTCGTCTATATGATAAAAAAGTCATCTTGGAGGACGGAACGTTATCTTATGATTATTTGATCATTGCTCTTGGTGGTGAGCCCGAATCGTTCGGGATTCCGGGGCTTGCAGAGCATGCGATGACGATTCGCAGTATTAACTCCGTGCGCCTGATTCGTCAGCACATTGAATATCAATTCGCCCAGTATAAGATCGATGAGAACCGGAAGGACCGGCTTAATTTCGTCATTGGCGGAGCTGGCTTTAGCGGGATCGAATTCGCTGCCGAGTTAGCTGACCGGATTCCTGACCTATGCAAGGAGTATGATGTGGATCCATCCCTGGTACATATCTACAATGTGGAGGCCGCCCCAACGGCGCTTCCAGGCTTTGATCCGGAACTGGTGGAATATGCGATGAATGTTCTCCAGAAGAAGGGAGTTACCTTCAAGATAGGAACGGCGATCAAGGAATGCACATCCAAGGGCGTTATCCTGGCAACGGACGAAGAGATCAAGTCAGCGACGGTCATTTGGACGGGAGGAATCCGGGGCAATCGGTTGGTAGAGGGCGCCGGATTTGAGACCATGCGGGGCCGGGTGAAGATTGACGAATATCTGAGGGCTCCTGGACATGAGCATGTGTTCATAATTGGAGACAATTCGCTAATGTTCAATGAGGAAGGCAGACCTTATCCTCCAACGGCCCAGATTGCCATGCAGCAGGGAGTGACTTGTGCGCATAACGTCGTGGCTTCCATCCGCAATCAGCAGCTTAAGAAGTTCGTCTTCAGTAATAAAGGAACGGTAGCTTCATTAGGTAAGCGGGAAGCAATAGGAGCGGTGGGAACCAGGAAGTTCAAGGGATGGAAGGCAGCACAGCTCAAGAAACTGGTAGATCTGCGTTACTTGTTCATTATTGGCGGTATTCCGCTAGTCCTGAGAAAAGGAAGGTTCTTCTAA
- a CDS encoding YuzB family protein: protein MRPIIEFCVNNMHFGTDEVMERLEQNPDYDVLEYGCLTHCGECFLAPFALVNGEFVEAESAEKLYERIMVKIKEIDAWSELDLD, encoded by the coding sequence ATGAGACCGATTATAGAATTTTGTGTTAACAATATGCATTTTGGCACAGACGAAGTCATGGAGAGACTCGAACAGAATCCGGATTATGATGTTCTGGAATACGGATGCCTGACCCACTGCGGTGAATGCTTTCTGGCTCCATTTGCCCTGGTGAACGGGGAATTCGTTGAAGCCGAGAGTGCTGAGAAGCTGTACGAACGTATTATGGTCAAAATCAAAGAAATAGATGCCTGGTCTGAGCTTGATCTTGACTAA
- a CDS encoding sporulation histidine kinase inhibitor Sda, producing MATLTDEMLLDSYHLAKELQLDREFIALLLAEIQKRKLSTQAGLVLH from the coding sequence ATGGCGACATTAACAGATGAAATGCTGCTGGATTCTTACCATTTGGCCAAAGAGCTCCAACTAGACAGGGAATTCATCGCACTCCTGTTAGCCGAAATTCAGAAGAGAAAGCTTAGTACACAGGCGGGGCTTGTACTACATTAG
- a CDS encoding YheC/YheD family protein — translation MAGRQLANKWLKTEALLTDKRIQRHIPQTSMYSASNMKRMLQKHRMVVIKPIRGGGGYGVIKVVSSGGGYSITHMADTRSFRSFEAMERSLSRIKVRRPYIIQQGIQLATIAGRPIDYRVKVAKGAKGWEYRAMVGRLARPGLFVTNLCKGGTQLPAREALARSGSSSSGRRERRRMRELTSRCTDILEQRFPGIGILGFDYGIDTQGRIWIFEVNTRPQ, via the coding sequence ATGGCGGGAAGACAGCTGGCCAATAAGTGGCTTAAGACAGAGGCGCTTCTTACAGACAAGCGAATTCAGAGACATATTCCACAGACAAGCATGTATAGTGCGTCTAATATGAAGCGGATGCTCCAAAAGCACAGGATGGTGGTAATCAAGCCCATACGGGGCGGTGGGGGTTATGGGGTAATTAAGGTCGTATCCAGCGGCGGCGGTTATTCTATTACACATATGGCGGATACGCGGTCGTTCAGAAGCTTTGAAGCCATGGAGAGGTCGCTGAGCCGGATCAAAGTCAGACGTCCGTATATCATACAGCAGGGAATTCAACTGGCAACCATTGCGGGAAGACCTATAGATTATAGAGTGAAAGTGGCCAAGGGCGCAAAAGGCTGGGAATACCGTGCCATGGTTGGGAGGCTTGCCAGACCCGGCCTGTTCGTGACTAATTTGTGCAAAGGGGGAACCCAGCTTCCGGCGAGGGAGGCTTTGGCAAGATCCGGTTCATCTTCCTCTGGAAGACGGGAGCGGCGGAGGATGCGTGAATTGACAAGCAGATGCACAGATATTCTGGAACAAAGGTTTCCAGGCATCGGTATCCTCGGATTTGATTATGGAATAGACACACAGGGACGTATCTGGATATTTGAAGTTAATACCCGTCCCCAGTAA
- a CDS encoding NifU family protein, translated as MSQNAQDTLYDEVLEVLDKLRPFLQRDGGDVELVDVEDGIVKLKLVGACGSCPSSTITLKAGIERALFEEVEGVQEVVQVF; from the coding sequence ATGAGCCAAAATGCACAAGATACTTTGTATGATGAAGTTCTGGAAGTGCTTGATAAGCTTCGCCCTTTCCTGCAGCGCGACGGCGGTGACGTCGAACTCGTTGACGTGGAGGATGGCATCGTCAAACTTAAGTTGGTGGGTGCTTGCGGCAGCTGCCCAAGTTCTACAATCACACTTAAAGCAGGGATCGAACGCGCTTTGTTTGAAGAAGTCGAAGGCGTTCAAGAAGTTGTACAAGTATTTTAA
- a CDS encoding iron-sulfur cluster assembly accessory protein, with amino-acid sequence MINITDAAAAQIKEMLSQQETPNMFLRLGVQPGGCSGFSYGMGFDDEETDADVFMEVGGIKVVVEKDSLKYLNGLEIDYEASGMSGGFSIHNPNAIATCGCGSSFRTREDAGQPAPEQC; translated from the coding sequence ATGATTAATATCACTGATGCAGCAGCTGCTCAAATAAAAGAAATGCTCTCACAGCAGGAGACGCCTAATATGTTCCTTCGTCTTGGGGTACAGCCGGGAGGATGCAGCGGATTCTCCTACGGGATGGGCTTTGACGATGAAGAAACCGATGCTGACGTGTTCATGGAAGTAGGAGGCATCAAGGTCGTTGTGGAGAAGGACAGTCTGAAGTATTTGAACGGACTGGAAATTGATTACGAGGCTTCCGGCATGTCGGGCGGCTTCTCCATCCACAACCCGAACGCGATTGCTACCTGCGGCTGCGGCTCCAGCTTCCGTACCCGTGAAGATGCGGGACAGCCTGCACCGGAGCAGTGTTAA
- the hemQ gene encoding hydrogen peroxide-dependent heme synthase, giving the protein MNEAALTLEGWYALHDFRAMDWTAWKAADDEERAVALDELHVFLQEWGAVEEAGTGSTAVYSIIGQKADFVFMFLRESLEEINRLETAFNKTTFAEYTTKAYSYVSVVELSNYLASGEGDPRQKPEVIARLQPVLPKSKHICFYPMNKKRELADNWYMLSMEERRNLMRSHGLIGRGYAGKVKQIITGSVGFDDWEWGVTLFADDPLQFKKLVYEMRFDEVSARYGEFGSFYIGNLLTDELFAEMLKL; this is encoded by the coding sequence ATGAACGAGGCAGCTTTAACACTAGAAGGATGGTACGCGCTTCATGATTTCCGCGCCATGGATTGGACCGCCTGGAAAGCAGCGGATGACGAGGAACGTGCCGTAGCTCTGGATGAACTACACGTGTTTTTACAAGAATGGGGAGCGGTTGAAGAAGCCGGTACAGGAAGCACCGCAGTATATTCAATCATTGGACAAAAGGCTGACTTCGTGTTCATGTTCCTTCGCGAATCGCTTGAAGAGATCAACCGCTTGGAGACAGCTTTCAATAAAACCACCTTTGCCGAGTATACTACCAAAGCTTACTCCTACGTCAGCGTAGTGGAGCTAAGCAATTACCTCGCTTCAGGCGAGGGAGATCCGCGGCAGAAACCGGAAGTTATTGCCCGGCTTCAGCCTGTACTTCCCAAGTCCAAGCACATCTGCTTCTATCCTATGAACAAGAAACGTGAGCTTGCTGACAACTGGTACATGCTGTCGATGGAAGAACGCCGCAATTTGATGCGCAGTCACGGCCTGATCGGCCGCGGGTATGCCGGCAAGGTGAAGCAGATCATCACAGGTTCTGTTGGTTTTGATGACTGGGAATGGGGCGTAACCTTGTTCGCGGATGATCCTCTTCAATTCAAGAAGCTGGTCTACGAGATGCGCTTCGATGAAGTCAGTGCAAGATACGGAGAGTTCGGCAGCTTCTATATCGGCAATCTGCTGACTGATGAATTATTCGCTGAGATGCTCAAGCTGTAA
- a CDS encoding YuiB family protein, which translates to MGFIIVFILMVLFFVMMFGIGFILNMLMKTTWFPSYIFIIVILPIVVYSLWDHTQPMGAYLQSFRVVDYLTAVAGLAGAILSGWTIQKLRLGGYKMF; encoded by the coding sequence TTGGGATTTATCATCGTTTTTATACTCATGGTATTGTTTTTTGTCATGATGTTCGGCATCGGATTTATTCTAAATATGTTGATGAAGACAACATGGTTTCCTAGCTACATCTTCATCATCGTAATACTGCCTATAGTCGTATACTCGTTATGGGATCATACACAGCCTATGGGAGCCTATCTTCAATCCTTCCGTGTGGTGGATTACTTGACAGCGGTTGCAGGGCTTGCAGGGGCTATTCTCAGCGGCTGGACTATTCAGAAGCTACGGCTTGGCGGATATAAGATGTTTTAA
- a CDS encoding NAD(P)/FAD-dependent oxidoreductase, whose amino-acid sequence MSDLNQSNDFTDLLIIGGGPAGMFAAFYGGMRQASVKLIESMPQLGGQLAALYPEKYIYDVAGFPKVTAQELVNNLNEQIKHFNPDIRLEEKVINVEKKDECHFIVTTNQGEHHARAVIITAGVGAFEPRRLELEEAARFEGKNLHYFVSDLSKFAGRKVLISGGGDSAVDWALMLEPIAEQVTLIHRRDKFRAHEHSVENLMSSSVQVITPTEITVLHGDDTIERVVLTHTKSNETQEIEVDDVIINFGFLSSLGPIAEWGINIESNSIVVDSRMETSVPGIFAAGDITTYPGKLKLIAVGFGEAPTAVNNAKVYIDPSAKLSPGHSSNLKL is encoded by the coding sequence ATGTCTGACCTTAATCAAAGCAATGACTTCACAGATCTGCTGATTATCGGCGGCGGTCCTGCGGGCATGTTTGCTGCCTTTTACGGCGGTATGCGTCAAGCATCCGTGAAATTGATCGAGAGCATGCCTCAGCTTGGCGGGCAGCTTGCCGCGCTCTATCCTGAGAAATATATTTACGATGTTGCCGGCTTCCCTAAAGTTACAGCTCAGGAGCTTGTTAATAATCTAAATGAGCAAATCAAGCATTTCAATCCGGATATCCGCCTTGAAGAGAAGGTTATCAATGTAGAGAAAAAAGATGAATGCCACTTCATCGTCACAACCAATCAGGGTGAACACCATGCGCGTGCAGTAATTATTACCGCGGGTGTTGGGGCGTTCGAGCCCCGCCGTCTTGAGCTGGAAGAGGCTGCCCGGTTCGAAGGCAAGAACCTGCATTACTTCGTAAGTGATCTCAGCAAATTCGCCGGCCGCAAGGTTCTCATTAGCGGTGGAGGAGATTCCGCAGTAGACTGGGCGCTTATGCTGGAGCCTATTGCCGAGCAGGTTACTCTTATTCATCGCCGGGATAAGTTCCGGGCCCATGAGCACAGTGTTGAGAACCTTATGTCTTCAAGTGTTCAGGTCATTACACCAACCGAGATCACGGTTCTTCACGGAGATGACACCATTGAACGTGTGGTACTCACCCACACCAAATCAAATGAGACCCAAGAGATTGAAGTAGATGATGTTATTATCAATTTCGGATTCCTCTCTTCCCTCGGTCCAATCGCAGAGTGGGGCATTAACATTGAGAGCAACTCCATTGTTGTGGATTCGCGAATGGAGACTTCTGTTCCCGGCATTTTTGCAGCGGGAGACATCACTACCTACCCGGGCAAATTAAAGCTAATCGCCGTAGGCTTCGGTGAAGCCCCTACAGCAGTGAATAACGCCAAAGTCTATATTGATCCATCCGCCAAGCTATCGCCTGGACACAGCAGCAATCTCAAGCTCTAG
- a CDS encoding DnaD domain protein, giving the protein MRITNLHHFSENHSFCVYRDFGLGTVDGTMLSQVYQPMVGAFAISLYHLLVQQVPMEKVGYSPVEQQRRLFLTLGLEPSEKGRKLLVELTSKLEAVGLLQTSRIYLPENDDYLYEYELQAPLSPAEFFKTQHLTLLLRDKIGKFAVLSLQEQLWSKENGDFPGRSMNKENISVPFYEIFELNAHSIDYELEQAIAEVSISRQPGLRIAEEEGFNYADIILRFPRNSANRTYVEGLRYNTEQLGTVNYVARKYELSVQDLCRLLDEDDIFDPDGRILQEELERRANLFFRQEKKRKGERQVQGGKVISLRQQEHAGTNEAPLEHAVQMEFYVEVPPQFMEKCDIHQYNMMLRNEPYTRLLKTFFPGAIPDNLLDIFENIDHNYKLPSEVINVLIHYLMALLTSGGEQRINRNFVNAIASNMLMKQVNTYEKAVHYIREQAKVKVKNETAAAGAPAGRARPYSRNARLKPEIPIVQSTGTDQDGGVSEEEFAELIKMAEMMQAGKNNGI; this is encoded by the coding sequence ATGCGGATCACTAATTTACACCATTTTTCAGAAAATCATTCTTTCTGCGTATATCGCGATTTCGGTCTTGGCACCGTAGACGGAACTATGCTAAGTCAAGTCTATCAGCCTATGGTAGGCGCTTTTGCGATTTCACTTTATCATCTTCTCGTTCAGCAGGTACCGATGGAGAAAGTCGGTTATTCCCCGGTAGAGCAGCAGCGCCGCTTGTTCCTAACACTTGGACTTGAGCCAAGCGAGAAGGGCAGAAAGCTTCTGGTTGAGCTGACCTCCAAGCTGGAAGCTGTTGGACTGCTGCAGACCAGCCGGATTTATTTGCCGGAGAATGATGATTATTTATATGAATATGAACTTCAAGCCCCTTTGTCCCCGGCCGAATTCTTCAAGACCCAGCATTTGACGCTTCTGCTGAGAGACAAGATTGGCAAATTTGCCGTGCTCTCTCTTCAGGAACAGCTGTGGAGCAAAGAGAATGGGGATTTCCCCGGCCGTTCCATGAACAAGGAGAATATTTCCGTTCCTTTCTACGAGATTTTCGAACTGAATGCCCACTCTATTGATTATGAGCTGGAGCAGGCGATTGCTGAAGTCTCAATCTCCAGACAACCCGGTCTCAGGATTGCTGAAGAAGAGGGGTTCAATTATGCGGATATTATTCTGCGCTTTCCGCGCAATTCCGCTAACCGCACTTATGTAGAAGGACTCCGTTATAATACAGAACAGCTGGGCACCGTGAATTACGTGGCCCGCAAGTATGAGCTATCCGTTCAGGATCTGTGCCGGCTGCTGGACGAAGACGATATCTTTGATCCGGATGGCCGTATTCTGCAGGAGGAGCTTGAGCGCAGGGCCAATCTCTTCTTCAGGCAGGAGAAGAAACGGAAGGGTGAGCGTCAGGTTCAGGGCGGCAAGGTGATCTCGCTTAGACAGCAGGAGCATGCCGGTACGAACGAGGCTCCGCTGGAGCATGCGGTGCAGATGGAATTCTATGTCGAGGTACCGCCTCAGTTCATGGAGAAATGCGATATTCACCAATATAATATGATGCTGCGGAATGAGCCTTATACTAGGCTGCTGAAGACCTTTTTCCCTGGCGCAATACCGGATAATTTACTGGATATATTCGAGAACATTGATCACAATTATAAGCTGCCGAGTGAAGTTATCAATGTGCTGATCCATTATTTGATGGCTCTTCTGACCTCAGGTGGAGAACAGCGGATCAACCGTAACTTCGTGAACGCGATTGCTTCCAATATGCTGATGAAGCAGGTTAACACGTATGAGAAGGCCGTACATTATATCCGGGAACAGGCTAAAGTGAAGGTCAAGAACGAGACGGCTGCCGCGGGTGCTCCAGCAGGCCGGGCAAGGCCTTACTCCAGAAATGCCAGGCTGAAGCCGGAGATTCCTATTGTGCAGAGTACCGGTACGGATCAGGACGGCGGCGTATCGGAAGAAGAGTTTGCCGAGTTGATCAAGATGGCCGAAATGATGCAGGCGGGTAAGAACAACGGAATTTGA
- a CDS encoding helix-turn-helix domain-containing protein, which yields MKFKTYTLETELEAIRMNVEMGSICHLYPSKEEKWTYRQITDKLGIQEKDRVKKWMRKYRQQGNYGLLDQL from the coding sequence ATGAAATTTAAAACTTACACATTGGAGACAGAGTTGGAGGCTATTCGAATGAATGTGGAGATGGGGAGCATTTGCCACCTATACCCTTCCAAGGAGGAAAAGTGGACCTATCGTCAGATTACCGATAAGCTTGGGATCCAAGAAAAAGACCGTGTCAAGAAATGGATGAGAAAATACAGGCAGCAAGGAAATTACGGATTACTCGACCAACTTTGA